The DNA sequence CGACGATTACGCCGTCAAGCCCTTCCGCCTGGACGAGGTCGTGCTGCGCGCCCAGACCCTGATCCGCCGTGCCGCGGGCCATGCGCGCCCGCAGATCGCGGCCGGGCGGCTGCAGCTGGACGGCCAGCTGGGCGTCATCACCCTGGACGGGATGGCGCTGCGGCTGACGGCGTTTGAACAGCGCATCATGACCTATCTGATCACCCATCAGGACCGCGTCATCAGCCGGACCGAACTGTCCGAACACCTCTACGAGGCCGAGACGGACCGCGACTTCAAGTCGATCGAGGTCGTCATCGGCCGCCTGCGCAAGAAGGTCGGCGACGGCATCATCGAGACCCGCC is a window from the Paracoccus marcusii genome containing:
- a CDS encoding response regulator transcription factor translates to MRALIVEDDPLLADQLSQAMIQAGFVTDIAPDGTQGEFLGATESYDVAVLDLGLPGLPGIEVLTRWRDQGIAMPVLILTARGDWTDKVAGFRAGADDYAVKPFRLDEVVLRAQTLIRRAAGHARPQIAAGRLQLDGQLGVITLDGMALRLTAFEQRIMTYLITHQDRVISRTELSEHLYEAETDRDFKSIEVVIGRLRKKVGDGIIETRRGEGYVLRSA